A stretch of Rhododendron vialii isolate Sample 1 chromosome 4a, ASM3025357v1 DNA encodes these proteins:
- the LOC131322521 gene encoding uncharacterized mitochondrial protein AtMg00810-like → MAKLYWRSTKTVARFGGGTSAMARISVLTSFGDTGGDGVDGGDSCGVVGGESSLDRYAKEILHKAGLSECKPCSSPSMVKASVLPSDSSAPFAFPALFRSIVGALQYLTITRPGIAFSVNQACQHMHAPTVANFAAVKRLLRYLKGTLEHGLVYQPSFFALNAYSDSDWAGNYHDHKSSSGYYVFLGDNLISWSAKKQTTVSRSSTEAEYRSLAHTAAELSWL, encoded by the exons atggctaAGTTGTACTGGAGATCCACCAAGACAGTAGCGAGATTCGGGGGTGGAACATCTGCCATGGCTAGGATTTCTGTCTTAACAAGCTTTGGCGACACGGGCGGAGATGGAGTggacggaggggactcgtgtGGAGTAGTCGGTGGCGAATCCTCCCTTGACAGG TATGCCAAGGAGATTCTACATAAAGCTGGTCTTTCAGAATGTAAGCCTTGTTCCTCTCCATCTATGGTCAAGGCCTCAGTTTTACCTTCTGATTCTTCTGCTCCCTTTGCATTTCCTGCACTGTTTCGTAGCATTGTGGGTGCTCTTCAATATCTCACTATTACTAGACCTGGCATAGCTTTCTCTGTTAATCAAGCCTGTCAACATATGCATGCTCCTACCGTTGCAAATTTTGCTGCTGTCAAGAGATTACTCAGGTATCTTAAGGGCACATTAGAGCATGGTTTGGTTTATCAGCCTTCTTTTTTTGCCCTTAATGCTTACTCTGACTCTGATTGGGCTGGTAATTATCATGATCACAAGTCTTCGTCTGGGTACTATGTTTTTCTTGGTGATAATCTTATTTCTTGGTCTGCTAAAAAGCAAACCACAGTGTCCCGCTCATCTACTGAAGCAGAATACCGTTCGTTAGCTCATACAGCTGCCGAATTAAGTTGGTTGTAG